aacagaatcgtttaaaaagaagaaaattcatgttttggaatggccaagtagAACTCCAGACCTTAAATCCTCTAGAGAGGTGGAAGGATCTGAAGCAAACACTTTATGTAAGggagcccaccaacatcccagagttgaagctgttttgtaaggaggaatagcCTAAAATTCCTCgaagccaatgtgcaggactgatgaACAGTTACCAGAAACGTTTGGTTGAATTTATTGCTGTATACAGGGGTAACACACCAGTTATTGAAAGTGAACATTCACGTACATTTTCCAACAAATATATGTGATATtagataatttttctcaataaataaatgagcaagtataatattttgtgttatttatttaatttggatctctttatctagttttaggacttacatgaagatctagtcacattttaggtcatatttatgcagaagtaGAGAAATTCTACAAGGTTCACAACCTCCTAGTATCATTGTAAATGCAGTGTTCAGTATTCTAATTAATTGCATCACGGCATGGTATGGGAAcagcaatgcccaggaatggaaaaaaaatctgTAGGAAATTTTTGATACAGCCatgtccatcacagacaaaggtTTCCGCATCGAGTAAATTTACGTAATGTGcagccataagaaagcagcatcaatcttCAAAGATCCTTCCCATCCAGCGtaactactaccattgggcaggaggcaaCGATTCTTAAGTCCCACACCATTTGGTTCAGGAAAATgtattaccctacagccatcagactcctgataCAGAAAATAAAACTGTTTAAACCAAGTTAGTATTTTTGAAGAAATTGGAAATTTATGCTTTTTACTTCTGGGAATACTACTTTAGATTCTGTGCAATTTTTTGTTTGACAGCTGGATATAACATCTCAGGCATAAGTGTCATGATCAAATATATTGTATAGTAATCAGGACCATAGGATGCACAAGAGAAAGTtatttacaacaagttatcacatagcatttttGAGGAAAGTGGAAATGTATGCTTTTGCTCTGGTCTAATATCCTCATTTAGTTAACAGAATGTGCAGTTTTGTTATACAACTGCACGTAACTGCAAAGAATCGAGATGCACATTCAACTAACTGATTCCAAAGCACTCTACAGCATGTGATACATAAATTACAACTAATTAAAACCAATTACCACTTAGTGCTTTTGAAGACATTGCTCTGAAAACAATACTTAAGATTCTCTGCACTTTTTGTTATGCAACTACATATACCTTCTCAAATTTAAGTGCCACTATCAAATAAATGGCTGTGGAATAATCAAGACTATGAAATACATAAAACTGTTTATTACAAGATATCACATAGCATCTTTGAGGAAAGTGGTAATATATGAGTTTTGCTCAGGTAAAATTCATTTCGCTTTTGCAAATAcatgagattctacagatgctggaaatctacagcTGCAGACATatagtgctgaaggaactcagcaggtcaggcagcatctatggagatgcataaacagtctctgtctcaggTTAAGACCCATGTATTTAACTGGGCAATGGCAGGTCAAGTGGCAAtaggcagaaacttgggagcaGGAATTCTCAGAAATATGTGCAGTAGAAATGTAGAGGTTATTTAGGGAACACTTGCATTGGCTTCTAGATAGGtctgtcccactgagagagagagaaaggatggTAGCTAAAGGAACAAGGCTGCTGGAACATTTAGTCAACAGGAAGAAGGAATTATATTTAAAGTTTAAATGAAACAAAAATTAGACAGAGTTTTTGAAAATTATACATTGGCCAATAAAGGATTTATGAGAGATAGGAGGAGACACAAGAAGAGTTTGGCAATGGAGACACTGCAATACAGCATggattcaggcccttcagcccatctagtccatgccaatcaCATTCTCGAACCGGCTGGCCCCAATTTCTTGCattcagcccatttccctccatgttAGTGCTTCTTAAACGATGCTGTTGTAACTTCAaacctcttcctctggcagctcattccatatacaaacCTTCCACCTTCCACTGTGAATAAGATGCTCCTTGGGTCCTttcaaatcttttccctctcaccccagTGTTAGACTCCATTAGTTTTAGACACCACAACCCTAGGGGAAAGATTGTTATCATCCACATCACCTTTGCCTCACATAAATGAAAACCTTTCTACAAAGTCACTCCTCGTTCTccgacattccaaggaataaagacctatccTGGCCAAGCTCTCCTCATAGCTAGCAGCAATTAGCATTCATTCCAATTTAACCATGTCATTCTGAAACAAGGTGTCAAAACTGTAAACAGTACTTCAAAGATGGCATTTGGCCTTTATCTTTCTAAAACTTTCCTAACCATTTACTTAACCAAATACTTTCCAAATGTTATAGTTATACCTGCCCTAATCATTTTAGCAGGTAGCATTTTCCATAAATTCTTCAttctctatgtgaagaagttgcccctcaggtcccattTATATCTTTCACCCCTCAACTTAAacatgtgtataagatgatgagaggcattgatcgtgtggatagtcagagactttatcccagggctgaaacagctaacacaagagggcacagttttaaggtgcatggaagtaggtacagaggagatgtcatgagtaagttttttacacagagagtggtgagtgcatggaatgggctgccagcaacggtgttgttaacggatacaatagggtcttttaagagactgttggataggtatacagagcttagaaaaatacagggctatgggtaaccctactaatttctaaagtaagtacatgtttggccttgtgggctgaagggcctgtattgtgctgcaggttttccatGTTTAAATGTGCTCTCCAGGTTTTAGTTCCTCTTCCCTGGGAAAATGACcgtgaccattcaccttatccatgccactcatgattttataaacctctataaagtcacctctcAATTTTCTATATTCCGAGGAATAAGATTCTAGCCTACACAACCTCTCACTCTGTCTTTGGCTCTTGAGCCTTGGCAGCATTCTTATCAAACTTTTTGCATTCTTTCTGATTTAATTATGTATTTTTTTCTGTAACAGAATGActgaaactgaacacaatactccaagtaatgTCTCGTTAATATCTCGTATGACTGGAACATAACCTCTCAAATTCTATCTCAATTAACCTAACCAATGACTAATAGCCAGCTGGTGAAAAATGGAAATCGAACCTTCCAGACTAGCCTgccttgtgggaccttgtcagaggCTGTGCTAAAGAGCATGTAGATAATATTCATTGCCCTATCCTCATCTATCCTCTTGGTTAACTTGAAAAACTCTAAGACATTTGTCAGACACTACTTCCCACGCACAAGGTTTCATTGACTATCCATAATTAGACATTGACTATCCAAATGCATCTTGTCCCTCAGTATCCCATCAAGTACCTTACTGACTACTGATGTCACGCTGACCTGTCTATAACTCTTGCCATGTCTTTGCAGTAGAATGTTAGCCAGCCTCCAATCTTCTTGTGGCTACAGCTGAAGCAAACATCTCCACAAGATTCTCCACAATTTCATTTGAATCTTTCCACAAGGTCCAAGGATACACTTGGTCAGGCTCTGGGGTTTATCCATTTTAAAGCACCCCAAGGACTCCAATACATACTCCTCGATAATTCAACTGTGGTCCAAGATGTCAACGTTCATATTCTCATTTATTTCACACTCACCATTTTCTCCACAGTAAAAACTGATGATAAATATTCATTAACAAATCTCGTCCATTTCCTGCAGTTTACACACAGTCATGAGGATCCTCAAGGAGACCTATTCTCTCCCTAGCcacccttttgctcttaacatacctgttgAAACTCCTGGAATTTTCCTTAACCTTTTCTCTCTAAAGTGTACTCCCACACTTCTTTTTATCGCTGAGGGATTCACCTTTTTCCAACTGCGTAAACCTAAGGTATAACCAGACCCCGACTACTTCTTGTCATCTAGGGGTCCCTCGGTTTTCCAGCCTTGCCACACTACCCCTGGACCTTGATATTACACTTTAAAAAGCTTCCCTCTTGCCAGTCATTTCTTTACCAGCAAACAACCTCACTCAAACTCTGAAACATCCTGTGTAACACCTCCAAAATTGGCCCTGCTCCAGTTTATTCTTAGTAGCATGAAGGAAcagggatcttgggatctaagCCCATGTATCCCTGAAATTTCCTGCATAAGTTTGATCCGGTGGTTAAgaagacctattgtggtgaactacatatacctgtctggactgctcctgtggctcctcccacagacccctgctgactgcttctgtggctcctcccacagacccctgtataaaggcgattgaggcctgagcccagcctcattctccaggatgtagtgttgttcattcttccagtcaataaaagccgatatctcgcttcttacgtctcagagtgagttattgatggtgcatcacctatgGTCTGTTAAACTTCATTAGTAGGTGGACTAAGTTCAAACACCACAAGGTAAATTTGCAGATCGATAGCCCACAATTTTGGACCACAATTGGAGTCATAGAATCACAAATCACTTCattccatttagtccatgctggcCTGGTCTTCTGCATTGtctcatctacctgcacccagaccatatcactccatacctctctctcttccgaaccaaacctctcttaaatgttacaaatgAACCTGGATATGTGGGCTGCTCGtttcacactcacaccacactctgagtcAAGGAGATCCCCAAcaaattccccttaaatatttcagctttcaccctagacctgtgacctctggttctagtctcatcctACCGAGGGGGAAAATGCCTGcaagcattcaccctatctgtgcctctcataattttgaacCTCCCAAGATTCATTGTTGTTTAAtattatttccagtacacagggATATCatgatcttccctcattctcctctccCCCAATTCTAAGACAATGGAATAATTGTAACTCTGGATCTGATGTAGCacagaaaaaaacacaacaaggaatctgataataaaataaaaaacacaccttttccctataactgagGTCCCGAAGTCCCAGCAACAGACAAATattaaaagattcaaagtacatttattatcaaagtatgtattcaatacacatccctgagattcatcttcccacaaacAGCCTGGAACAAAGAAAAccctggaacctgttcaaagaaaaacatcaaactacACCCTCCATGTGAAAAAAAATAATTGTGTAAAcaggaaaaaaagaaattaaaaatgagaaagaaacatagaatataaatcacaaaatcaAGAGTCCAGACAAATTCCGTTCAGCTTCATTCATCACCTGCAGGATCCCCCAACCAAAGTCACCCAAAACAGCAAAAGAGTGATCAGAAACCAGAAACGCATCATAACATGgactacagagtccaatctacAACGGATCAATTAAACTTGCCCAGGACCGTGGTCTTCAGCACAGTCCTTCAGCAGTGCAAGTGAGAGGGAGAAATAAACCATTTGAATGCAGAGACCTACAGCTGGTAACAGTGAGTGAGAAGCTGGTAGAGGGTACTGACCACTCCCTCACCTCCTGCTCTTGCCCTCAATGTTTTCAATCTTTCTCaatgctttaatcagtgagaaatggagtcaatcatagCCTCGTaccccatctccaggcttcttgcCCTCAAGGCCACACACCTCACCGAAATCTCTCAATGACACCAACGTGCCAGGTCACTCGATTGGCCCAAAAACATGCCACCAACATATAGATGACAGGCTCCAGCAATAGCAGAACCacctttgaaagaaaaagaagacattAAAGAAGTGAAAGAAGCAGTTTCATGAACCTTCTgaaaggcaatagacaatagacaataggtgcagaagtagaccattcggcccttcgagcctgcaccgccattttgagatcatggctgatcaactactatcaatacccggttcctgccttgtccccatatcccttgattcccctatccataagatacctatctagctccttcttgaaagcatccagagaattggcctcaactaccttccgaggcagtgcattccagacccccacaactctctgggagaagaagtttttccttaactctgtcctaaatgacctaccccttatacTCAAACcctgccctctggtactggactctcccagcatctggaacatatttcctgcctctatcttgtccaatcccttaataatcttatatgtttcaatcagatcccctctcaatctccttaattccagcgtgtacaagcccagtctctctaacctctctgcgtaagacagtccagacatcccaggaattaacctcgtgaatctacgctgcacttcctctacagccaggatgtccttccttaaccctggagaccaaaacagtacacaatactccaggtgtggtctcaccagggctctgtacaaatgcaagaggatttccttgcccttgtactcaattccctttgtaataaaggccaacattccattagccttcttcactacctgctgcacttgctcattcaccttcagtgactgatgaagaaggactccgagatctctttgtatttctcccttagctaactttacactgttcagataataatctgccttcctgttcttactcccaaagtggataacctcacacttattcagatTAAACGTCatttgccaagtatctgcccactcacccagcctatccaagtcaccctgaattctcctaacatcctcatcacatgtcacactgccacccagcttagtatcatcagcaaatttgctgatgttattttcaatgccttcatctaaatcgttgacgtaaattgtaaacatctTTGGTTGCATTGATTGCTGATGCCATCttcttccttgtaaattttctttgtattctttcaatcttattgatgccTTTCATGTAGATAGGTGTTGACAACAGCACAAGGTACCCCAAATTCAAGTTCAACAACATCTTACATACTGTAACATCATTGCATTTGGTTCTTGTTGcttcaatataggaaggatgtggaatcttcagggagggtgcagaggaaatgctgcctagattagacaACGTGTCTTATGAGGATGGGTTGCGTGATTCAGGGCTTTtcactggagtgaaggagaatgagagggaacttaaTATAGATGGATAATATTATGAGaggaataggtagagtggacagccagcgcctttttcccagggtggcaatggccaaTAGCAGAGGACACCTATTTAAAGTGAGTGGAGAAAGGtttaggggagaagtcagagagaggTATTTTGCACAGAGTGTGGTACACACTGCTGGGGACAGTGGTAAAGTCTGATGCTATATGgatatttaagaggctcttaggcaaatcaatgtaagaaaaatggagggttatgggctatgtGGGAGCAAAGATTACATTGGTTGTGGAGTTGCTTTATATAGTTTGGCATAACACTGAGGGACACGTACagtgctgtgcttttctatgttctatgtttagggTTCTTAACCTAacagaccataaggcatagaaacagaattaggccattcagcccatcaagtcttctctgccatttcatcatggctgattcatttccttttcaaacccattctcctgccttctccccataacctgtcacaccctgactaataaagaaccgATCAATCTATACCTTAAATTCACCgagtgaattggcctccacagccacccgtggcaatgaattccacaagttcaGCACGCTCTtcctaaataaattcctcatcatctctgctctcaatggatgttcctctgtttgctatattctggagttagggtatatagcaaatattaatttcaccagcGACCAAATTCCTGATTTGAATGTAGATTGCAGTTTGAAATTAAAAGACAGCTCAGTGTCATGatgttcagatatggcccaagtgtggagtgagagacattGAAGTAGGTCAATAGttcagactttaatgtgaacagtgttaaagggaaaagaaaacaataaacgctaggccagacagggccgttaactataactctcaaatggaaaacgaagcttacaccgcggctgaaaagaacaactaagaaaggaatgaataccgctagtcttcagagtcagttgccTCGAcaatccaatttctcaggcaaggcggaatgcaagcaggcagcgaaccgttgctgtgtccaagtctcgacaaagactatgacagaatgaatggagttaaatactatcacaatgaaataataattagctgacacatgtaTATTCATGACTGCAATTGCTGTACAGGCTGTGCTGCCTAATCCATGGTTGTAACACTCAGAACAATTAGACCTCAGATGCCTGCATATGGATGAATGTGGCCAAGAGTTAGTGGGGGATTAACATTGATCTTGTGTGACTGGAGAGTAGGTGTGAAGAATTAGGTGTTTGAAActgtatgtaattcaaaggaagcattgtaagcATTCAAAGGAagtacattgtaactatagaatcaTCCTGCTGTTCCCTTTGATTATTAGCATATACTGCAAAAACGTCATGTAATAGTGGATCAAGTAGGCCCCTTCTTACAAAAGTGTCTGAATATGAAGCCTGTTGCATGCTTTTGCTGAATAAAACTCTTCTAAACCCACTAACCACTAGCTTCAGTGCCTCTCCAGGAACTGTTCAAACTACAGCATTTGGGGTCTCATTCAGGATATGTCCATAAcccatcatgtggcagcaactttaGCAGTCTGAGTGAGTGAGTATTTTTTAAGGTAGTACTCACACTTGGATCTGTTTAGGTCAGTCACTAGGATGTCACAAAGTATCACAAACGTGGCAGAGAATTGAACTGGTTATAATTGTAGCGTGAGTGTTTCAATGGATTTGTTGGTGAAATATCTGGAACAATCTCTGCTTAGAGCTTTTAGGTAGCCAGTAGAGATAATAGTGAAGGTGCAGATCCACAACAGGGAAGTGTCAGGTAATTGGAGAAAGAGTTCCAAACTACAGGGCATTTTTGCCGCCCAATTTGATTAGATCCTCCTTAACGTTTGGCCTTTCCTGGAACAAGAAGCCCTAATTAGAGTTCATttttcatggtgggggagtctaggactagagggcatagcctcaaaatagaggtgaGGTATTGTGAACAacatcaccagagagacactgaactaatggatatagaagtgttttattcaacaaaaacgaGCAGCAGGCATCAAAGTGAAACATGCTTGGTGTGTTTTTTGTCCATTTTTGACCTGGAGGGACAAGAAGGGGCTGTAAGGACCTTTTCTGGAGAATTGTCAAAATGTTACCTTTAATCTTTAGCACATAAAAcatcatgtaatattggatcaagCAGTCCTCTTGTTCCAAGAGTGTTTCAATATGATGCCTACTGCtaatttttgttgaataaaacacttctatatccactAGTTCAGTGTCTAATTAAGATTTCTGAGATACATtctacaaactccaccccattcaAGCTTGTTGCACTTTGAGTGTTCTACTCCATGTGGCACCTGCCCTCTTAACTCTTTCTGAGAcaaacctcacttttttaatgaaTCAGCCAATGCTCGCCTGTCTTCCTCCAAACCTTTGATGCAGCTGGATTATTGAAAAATCCATCAGTCTCAACATTAGAAAACTTCACCTGGGTCTCAGAGCTCTGAAAGgcataacatatgaggagtgtttgatgtattTAAGTGGTAGTGTGGAGGCTAGAGAGGGGTGGGGTCTCAGTAAAACATATATGATATTGAAAGGCTGGATAGGGTGGACACCAAGAGGATTATTTTTTCAGCTGGGGAGTTTAGGATCTGAGAATAtaaaggaacatccatttagatctgagatgaggaggaatctgatatCACAgatggccaagttattgggtgtatttaatacaTAAATTTACAGGTTGTTGATTGGTTAAGCGTTGCAGGGAGTAGCAGAAGAATGATGATgagaaaagaatcagccatggtAGAATGGTGGAGAAGCCATGATATCCTCCACCTGCTTTTATTTCCCATTGTCCCTTCTAATGAGAATTCCTGGACTACGACGGGCTACGGAACTATATCAATGATCTTCCGATCTCACGTTCGACGGTTAAATGCGGAGCAGTTAATTGCGGCGCATTTAAAGGCCAACGCCATGGCCACCGCCGAGAAGGCGGCAAGGAAGGCGGCAAGAAAGGCGGGATTCAAACCAGGCTGAACCGCAGGGAGATGAGGCCTCCTCTTCAGAGCATCTAGTTGGCGAGTGTAGAGTCACTTGAAAATAAGACTGACGATCTCAGGGCAAGACTGCTGTATCAGAGTCAGATCTCAGTTCTTTGTTGTATTGAGACTTGGTTGACGGCAAACACGCCGGATGCAGCAACTGACCAGAAGGTTTTACCATTTTCAGAATGGATTGAACCTCGAGATCTGGTAAGGAAATAGATGGCGGGAATGCTTTATATTCAATTCTAGTCGGTGCATGGACGTTGGGTTATGTCACCTTCTTGCTCTCCTGACTTAAAACAACTAATGATTAAATGCAGATCATTCTATTTGCCTCGGGAGTCCTCATTCGGGATCCTGACCGCAGTTTACATCCCACCAGTGGCTGACTACTGTATAAGCAGGCACTTGTGAAACTGCTCAATGCGGTCTGTAAACAGGAAACAGCCCATCCCGATGCATTTCAAACTCTGGTCAGCAACTTTCaccaggcctgtttgaagaaaactCTGCGCAGTTATCACCAGCAGTTAACCTGTTGCACTAGAGGTTCTAACACATTAGTCCACTGTTGCACTACAATCGGAATGCAGTCGTTCCTTCCCGAGACCGCATTTTGGCAAGTCGGATAATTTGGCTGTACTGCTGATACCAGCATACAGACggcctaaagagcaaggctccagagatcaaaaCAACTAAGTGGTGGTCTTGGGAGTTTGAGGAACAGTTGCAGATTGCCTTGGGccagtggactgggccgtgttcaagaactcatccgagatcctgaatgactacaccagggttcttacagactttattaaaacagttatgGATGAGTGTGGCCTTGCAAAATAGTTCAGtgttttccccaatcagaagccctggatgaacaatgaatcCAGAACCTACTGAGAGCCAGATCAtaggtgtgctgcctttatggcagttatttagtttataatattttcgcatagtaatttgttagcattttttagttaaagttaggattgtttaagtcaattgatttgtctgtaatacatcgcggctgcgatgacgtcacatccgggttcgccgcgtcttgtggggaattaccggtttgagattcacgcaagggcgggggtcactcacatgtgcgaccataacgctgactagggtctctctatgcaccaaagacacagtgaaagcaacgctgtaagtcattagataatcggtattttgagttaaaatgttaacgccgattctgttaaaagtaacgacggtcggtaaggtttaccttttcgtcagttaaagagtcgggatagtttgtattgaagtgtatctaaagcagccaatggagcagctagattctgactgtatgctgcactttaatgtaatgtagttactgtagttttacctttgcaagtattcacaatgtaaatgtgatatttagaagggaacaaacactgtaccaatcttgtattgtttttcaacagttttcaccatgcgttaatgtgaagagtgaacagtaaatggttaatcttactgcggtcacgtttgcattgattctggtttatctcgacgtttacctcggcgttatttCACACCCGAgagagaacgttacagtgaaaaagcggcattatcaggtgtttaaagtgcagccatgtcaacccgatccagcatcaagtcgttgtcaaagtcatcgtcatcctgtgataggggcagtagggcatcaagtaaggccacccaagcaagagcgaaagcagaagccgccaaggtgcgagcgcgctttgccaaagaagaattagaagtaaagatgaaagcggctgccagagaagccgaaaaccagaaggaaaaggctgccagagaagccgaagcggctgccagagaagccgaaaaccagaaggaaaaggctgccagagaagccgaaaaccagaaggaaaaggctgccagagaagccgaagcggctgccagagaagccgaaaaccagaaggaaaaggctgccagagaagccgaagcggctgccagagaagccgaaaacgaattggaaaggaaaagggtagaggcacggttagaagcgctgaagctagaacgagaagcagcagctgccgaggtggaagcagagttaatagaagacgccgaagaaatgcatgatccgaaggacggaaaatctacctcagaaaagatcggattggaacgtacaagagtctatgtccaatctcaaatggaatggaagactctttcttcctctccttacttattcgataacgtcccacttcacgaggagtcttggagaggcccgacggcatcacgtccatccgaggaagataatttaccctcgcaactccgcgatgaacccaggaatgcaagggctcacgacaagtacttctcgacaccgaacttaccggatttggggagaagagaggcaaagactgagtccagaccagcaaatcccataacagatgtacgccctcagtcatgtacctgtggacatgttccctcagcccgcacgccacctgcagacgaatccgcagcacggtatttcgcacgacgggatctcgtcacttcaggactataccggttcgacgataaacctgaaaattaccgtgcatggtactccactttcaccaacgctatcgacggattccagctcagagcaacccaggagttggatcttatggcaaaatggctgggaaaagaatcatgcgaacaggtgagacgcatgcgttcagtgtacatcaacaaacccgagctagcattgaagaaagcatgggagagacttcaggagggctacggagcccccgaaattattgaggcggcgctatgccaacgtttgggaaattttcctaaggtgtcagccaaggaccacaccaagctaagagaattcggagatttactcatggagattcaaggcgccaaagaagatggccactcagctggtctagtatacctagacactccaaccgggattagacaactcgtggacaaacttccatttgggctgcaggacaggtggttgtccgttgcctcagattacaaggaagaacacgaaggtcaattccctcccttcgagtatttcaccaggttcgtgtgcaaggaggcgaagaagcgaaacgatcctagcctcataggtccaggaagcagtacaatttacaccaagccagataaatccacttcgaataattccaacattactaaaccagtctcagcgcttaagactgaagtccttacagctaacaacgactctagcaagaattgtccattgcataacaaaccccaccccctcaaaagatgcagaacgtttagggaaaaaccccttgaagagaagaaggccctcctcgaggagaaaggaatatgctttagatgctgttcctcgacctctcactgtgcgagagagtgtacgatcgccgtgaagtgcctggaatgtga
This region of Hemitrygon akajei chromosome 31, sHemAka1.3, whole genome shotgun sequence genomic DNA includes:
- the LOC140718978 gene encoding uncharacterized protein, which codes for MSTRSSIKSLSKSSSSCDRGSRASSKATQARAKAEAAKVRARFAKEELEVKMKAAAREAENQKEKAAREAEAAAREAENQKEKAAREAENQKEKAAREAEAAAREAENQKEKAAREAEAAAREAENELERKRVEARLEALKLEREAAAAEVEAELIEDAEEMHDPKDGKSTSEKIGLERTRVYVQSQMEWKTLSSSPYLFDNVPLHEESWRGPTASRPSEEDNLPSQLRDEPRNARAHDKYFSTPNLPDLGRREAKTESRPANPITDVRPQSCTCGHVPSARTPPADESAARYFARRDLVTSGLYRFDDKPENYRAWYSTFTNAIDGFQLRATQELDLMAKWLGKESCEQVRRMRSVYINKPELALKKAWERLQEGYGAPEIIEAALCQRLGNFPKVSAKDHTKLREFGDLLMEIQGAKEDGHSAGLVYLDTPTGIRQLVDKLPFGLQDRWLSVASDYKEEHEGQFPPFEYFTRFVCKEAKKRNDPSLIGPGSSTIYTKPDKSTSNNSNITKPVSALKTEVLTANNDSSKNCPLHNKPHPLKRCRTFREKPLEEKKALLEEKGICFRCCSSTSHCARECTIAVKCLECDSTNHDWAMHPGPSPQTDNAPSPPQQDGGEGEAHSRTTVVSSSCTEVCGQAQASRSCSKICLTKPT